The proteins below come from a single Benincasa hispida cultivar B227 chromosome 4, ASM972705v1, whole genome shotgun sequence genomic window:
- the LOC120075641 gene encoding 2-alkenal reductase (NADP(+)-dependent)-like, with protein MMMHSHGGDGEVVINKQVILKDYVTGRATAKESDLEVISNRTIKLKVPHGFNGVLLKNLYLSCDPYMHACMNKFENPSIDIVSFTPGLPIRGYGVGKVVDSDHSKFKKGDFVWGQTGWEEYSLLSSSEVEALFKIDHTDVPLSYYTGILGVSGMTAYAGFFEICCPKKGEYVFVSAASGAVGQLVGQFAKLMGCYVVGCAGSKQKVDLLKNKLGFDDVFNYKEEPNLEATLTRCFPEGIDIYFDNVGGKMLDAVLVNMRRNGRIALCGMVSEFQKDNPEGVYNLICAIGQRVRLEGFIMNDYLHLYPKYMDFVLPPIREGKIVYLEDLAFGLENGPSTLIGILSGRNVGKQVVVVAKDD; from the exons ATGATGATGCATAGCCACGGCGGTGATGGCGAAGTAGTAATCAACAAACAGGTGATTTTAAAAGACTATGTCACCGGCCGTGCCACTGCAAAAGAGTCGGATCTCGAAGTGATCTCCAATAGAACCATTAAATTGAAGGTTCCCCATGGCTTCAATGGAGTTCTTCTAAAGAATCTCTACCTTTCCTGTGATCCTTATATGCATGCTTGTATGAACAAATTCGAAAATCCCTCCATTGATATTGTTTCCTTCACTCCTGGTTTG CCTATTAGGGGATATGGAGTTGGGAAAGTTGTGGATTCTGATCATTCCAAGTTTAAGAAAGGAGATTTTGTGTGGGGGCAGACAGGTTGGGAAGAATATTCTCTACTTTCATCCTCAGAAGTAGAAGCTCTCTTTAAAATTGATCACACTGATGTTCCCCTCTCTTATTACACAGGAATTCTTG GTGTAAGCGGGATGACTGCTTATGCTGGTTTCTTCGAGATTTGTTGTCCTAAAAAAGGAGAATATGTGTTCGTCTCAGCTGCATCTGGTGCAGTTGGTCAACTTGTTGGCCAATTCGCCAAGTTAATGGGATGTTATGTTGTTGGCTGTGCTGGTAGCAAACAAAAG GTTGATTTACTGAAGAACAAACTCGGGTTCGATGACGTTTTTAACTACAAAGAAGAGCCAAACTTGGAAGCTACTCTAACAAG aTGCTTTCCTGAAGGAATAGACATTTACTTTGACAATGTTGGAGGGAAGATGTTGGATGCTGTTCTTGTTAATATGAGGAGGAATGGCCGTATTGCTTTGTGTGGGATGGTATCTGAGTTCCAAAAAGACAATCCTGAAGGTGTTTATAATTTGATTTGCGCTATAGGACAACGTGTTCGTTTGGAAGGGTTTATTATGAACGATTACTTGCATCTCTATCCTAAGTATATGGATTTTGTTTTGCCTCCCATAAGGGAAGGAAAGATTGTATATTTGGAAGATTTAGCTTTTGGCCTTGAGAATGGTCCATCCACTCTCATTGGCATCTTGTCAGGTCGCAATGTAGGTAAACAAGTTGTTGTTGTTGCAAAGGATGACTAA
- the LOC120075640 gene encoding mogroside IE synthase-like encodes MEETTGNGVGRRRIVKQNHVIVFPFPRHGHISPMLQFSKRLISKGLLLTFLTTSSASQSLILNLPPSPSFHLKIISDVSESNVLASLAAYLQSFRAAVTKSLANFIDQALISSSDEEIPPTLIVYDSVMPWVQTVAAERGLDTAPFFTQSAAVNHVLLLVYGGSLSIPPPENVAVSLPAEIALQPGDLPAFPDDSEVVLKFMTSQFYNLENVKWIFINTFDRLESKVVNWMAKTLPIKTVGPTIPSAYLDGRLEDDKAYGLNVSKSNGGKSPIKWLDSKETASVVYISFGSLVILLEEQVKELTNLLRDTDFSFLWVLRESELEKLPNNFLQDTSERGLIVNWCCQPQVLSHKAVSCFVTHCGWNSTLEALSLGVPMVAIPQWVDQTTNAKFIADVWGVGIRVKKNEKGIATKEELEASIRKIVQGERANEFKQNSIKWKNLAKEAVDEGGTSDKHIEEFVQAIVASN; translated from the exons ATGGAGGAGACGACGGGGAACGGagtaggaagaagaagaatcgtGAAACAGAATCATGTAATCGTATTCCCTTTCCCAAGGCACGGCCACATCAGTCCAATGCTCCAATTCTCGAAGCGATTAATTTCCAAAGGCCTTCTCCTCACATTCCTCACCACTTCCTCTGCATCTCAATCCCTAATTCTCAATCTCCCTCCCTCTCCCTCTTTCCACCTCAAAATCATCTCCGATGTCTCTGAATCCAACGTACTCGCCTCTCTCGCCGCATATCTTCAGAGCTTCCGCGCCGCCGTCACCAAATCCTTGGCCAATTTCATCGATCAAGCCCTAATTTCAAGTTCCGATGAAGAAATTCCTCCCACTCTCATCGTTTACGATTCTGTTATGCCCTGGGTGCAGACTGTTGCTGCAGAGCGAGGTCTCGATACGGCTCCGTTTTTCACTCAATCTGCTGCCGTTAATCACGTTCTCCTGCTCGTCTATGGAGGATCTCTAAGTATTCCGCCACCGGAGAATGTGGCGGTTTCGCTTCCGGCAGAGATCGCTCTTCAGCCGGGAGATCTGCCGGCGTTTCCTGATGATTCTGAAGTGGTTTTGAAGTTCATGACCAGTCAGTTCTACAATCTGGAGAATGTGAAGTGGATTTTCATCAACACGTTTGATCGCCTCGAGTCCAAG GTTGTTAACTGGATGGCAAAAACATTGCCTATCAAGACAGTGGGACCAACCATTCCATCGGCATATCTAGACGGTCGGTTGGAAGATGACAAAGCCTACGGTTTGAATGTCTCAAAATCCAACGGCGGAAAGAGCCCCATCAAGTGGTTGGACTCAAAAGAAACTGCTTCAgttgtttatatttcatttggaaGTTTGGTCATCTTATTAGAAGAACAAGTTAAAGAACTGACCAATTTACTTAGAGACACTGATTTTTCCTTCTTATGGGTCCTAAGAGAATCAGAATTGGAAAAGCTTCCTAACAACTTTCTACAAGACACATCAGAACGTGGCCTAATTGTGAACTGGTGCTGTCAACCACAAGTTCTATCTCATAAGGCTGTAAGTTGTTTTGTGACTCACTGTGGTTGGAACTCGACGCTCGAAGCATTGAGCTTGGGGGTGCCGATGGTTGCAATCCCACAGTGGGTTGATCAGACGACGAATGCTAAGTTCATCGCAGATGTTTGGGGAGTCGGAATTCGAGTGAAGAAGAATGAGAAAGGTATTGCTACAAAGGAAGAACTAGAAGCCTCCATCAGAAAAATTGTTCAAGGAGAAAGGGCAAATGAGTTTAAACAGAATTCAATCAAGTGGAAGAATTTGGCTAAAGAAGCTGTGGATGAAGGAGGCACTTCTGATAAACACATTGAAGAATTTGTCCAAGCAATTGTTGCATCAAACTAG